A DNA window from Molothrus ater isolate BHLD 08-10-18 breed brown headed cowbird chromosome 2, BPBGC_Mater_1.1, whole genome shotgun sequence contains the following coding sequences:
- the WDR4 gene encoding tRNA (guanine-N(7)-)-methyltransferase non-catalytic subunit WDR4, giving the protein MAGGDGGGRSPGARPALALRGALAVASGGGRLLAARPGHGGDESLFVYDCSSAEKQPLGEKGQDGKGTDKGSDDILAFAFSPSGGYFALTDDNKRLILFQTKPSWECLSVRFVNRRCTSLVITAAEDKIFVADKSGDVYSYSITEPKADGKLELGHVSLLMDVALSADDQYILTADRDEKIRVSLTKAPYSIVSYCMGHREFVSKILVIPNCPDLLLSASGDSTLRLWQYKSGEEVHCCQLSTICEPQATKPDQKYTVSRITYCCQGGYVAILCDSIPTVYIFQLDASAQQLLYKQQISLKHKGWDIAFEEMGDLWILQEDKEAPLLMYRACDGQWKAVTDDKGLQKMSKYIQDNWTMFEGFVGAGSCYSHLYKASFDNMDEYLQKKEKKLQQQKKKKQDLQDSSSGQAKKKMKTEEPSL; this is encoded by the exons ATGGCGGGCGGCGATGGCGGCGGGCGCAGCCCCGGGGCCCGGCCGGCGCTGGCGCTGCGCGGGGCCCTGGCGGTGGCGAGCGGCGGGGGGCGGCTGCTGGCGGCGCGGCCCGGCCACGGCGG tgATGAGAGTCTCTTCGTGTACGAttgcagcagtgcagagaagCAGCCCTTAGGAGAGAAAGG GCAGGATGGAAAAGGGACAGATAAAGGAAGTGATGACATCCTGGCTTTTGCCTTCTCCCCATCAGGAGGTTATTTTGCCTTGACAGATGACAACAAACGCCTGATTCTGTTCCAGACAAAGCCTTCCTGGGAATGTCTTAGTGTCAG GTTTGTGAACAGGAGATGCACATCCCTGGTTATCACAGCTGCAGAGGATAAGATTTTTGTTGCAGATAAGTCTGGTGATGTCTATTCTTACTCAATAACAGAACCCAAAGCTGATGGAAAACTTGAGCTGGGTCATGTCTCTCTGCTAATGGATGTG GCCCTGAGTGCTGATGACCAATATATCCTGACTGCAGACAGAGATGAGAAGATCAGAGTCAGCTTGACCAAGGCTCCCTACAGCATTGTGTCCTACTGCATGGGACACAGAGA GTTTGTAAGCAAAATACTTGTAATACCCAACTGTCCTGACCTGCTGTTGTCAGCTTCTGGG GACTCCACTCTGAGACTTTGGCAGTATAAAAGTGGAGAAGAAGTGCACTGCTGTCAGCTGAGTACCATCTGTGAGCCTCAGGCAACCAAACCAGACCAG AAATACACCGTGTCAAGAATAACCTACTGCTGTCAAGGTGGTTATGTTGCCATTCTGTGTGACAG tATTCCCACAGTCTACATCTTTCAGCTCGatgccagtgcccagcagctgctttacAAACAGCAGATCTCCCTGAAACACAAAGGCTGGGACATTGCATTTGAGGAAATGGGAGACCTGTGGATTTTGCAGGAAGACAAGGAAGCTCCTCTTCTTATGTACAGAGCATGTGATGGACAGTGGAAG gCTGTAACTGATGACAAGGGATTACAGAAGATGTCAAAATACATTCAAGACAACTGGACAATGTTTGAAG GTTTTGTTGGTGCAGGGAGCTGCTACAGCCACCTGTACAAGGCCTCCTTTGATAACATGGATGAGTACctgcagaagaaggagaaaaagttacagcagcagaagaagaaaaagcaggatCTGCAGGATAGTTCCAGTggacaggcaaaaaaaaagatgaagactGAAGAGCCATCACTATGA
- the NDUFV3 gene encoding NADH dehydrogenase [ubiquinone] flavoprotein 3, mitochondrial isoform X2: MAAAAALRGGGRAVGREVLQLEARGLCTKPVGTGTAPPPPPKKPAQPAPEELDNSTYKNLQHHDYHTFTFHDYVAILAKYRQPQPSSGRPSPRH; encoded by the exons atggcggcggccgcggcgctgAGGGGCGGCGGGAGGGCGGTGGGCCGCGAG gtgctgcagctggaggcgCGGGGGCTTTGCACGAAGCCGGTGGGCACCGGGacggcgccgccgccgccgccaaaGA agccagctcagcctgctccagagGAGTTGGATAATTCCACCTACAAGAACCTGCAGCACCACGACTATCACACGTTCACCTTCCATGACTATGTTGCTATCCTTGCAAAGTACAGGCAGCCTCAGCCATCCTCTGGAAGACCATCACCAAGGCACTGA
- the NDUFV3 gene encoding NADH dehydrogenase [ubiquinone] flavoprotein 3, mitochondrial isoform X1, with product MKAPVEFRKMLSSSSHLLSADKGESISSTTLKEAAKPAEDTRMPMARKTQVVFPQRGVVSSREDKNLTTPATGGGLRKKLAEEQSSSSSSSESDSSSDSEDENVGDSEVATKTKVEFPRRDPIFSENIAVKASLLAKEKLSQKSLKEYGIKKLPRKPEIDVSPVKQVKFSKTSVSQETSKSKARHPKVKSPPKEQKLGLEPHVVKSLDLTDVTAKSDHVEEKSIGPQVAAIQLKASAVTQEDKKQDLLSRGEKEKMKEAQELEAKGVTAPKVEEISGSTTLVMGTTAKEETMQEAGVQAGESSTTEEPAQPAPEELDNSTYKNLQHHDYHTFTFHDYVAILAKYRQPQPSSGRPSPRH from the exons ATGAAGGCACCAGTTGAATTTCGTAAAATGTTGTCTTCTAGCTCTCACCTGCTGTCTGCAGACAAAGGTGAGAGCATTTCTAGTACCACCCTCAAGGAAGCTGCAAAACCTGCTGAAGACACGAGGATGCCCATGGCAAGAAAAACTCAGGTTGTGTTTCCTCAGCGAGGAGTTGTTTCCTCCCGTGAGGACAAAAACCTCACCACGCCTGCAACAGGAGGAGGCCTGAGGAAAAAGTTAGCTGAGGAACAGtcttcatcttcatccagctCAGAGTCAGATTCTAGCTCAGATTCTGAGGATGAAAATGTTGGTGATTCAGAAGTTGCCACTAAAACTAAAGTTGAGTTTCCCAGACGAGATCCCATCTTTTCTGAGAATATAGCAGTAAAGGCATCACTGCTGGCAAAAGAGAAATTGTCCCAGAAATCCCTCAAAGAATATGGAATTAAGAAGCTGCCACGCAAACCAGAAATTGACGTGTCTCCTGTAAAGCAGGTCAAATTTTCTAAAACATCAGTCAGCCAGGAAACATCAAAATCCAAAGCAAGACACCCCAAAGTAAAATCCCCTCCAAAAGAACAGAAGCTGGGCTTAGAACCACATGTGGTGAAAAGTCTGGACCTGACCGATGTCACTGCTAAATCTGATCATGTGGAGGAAAAATCCATTGGACCCCAGGTAGCAGCTATTCAGCTGAAAGCCTCAGCAGTGACTCAGGAAGACAAAAAGCAAGATCTGCTATccagaggagagaaggaaaagatgaagGAGGCACAGGAGTTGGAAGCAAAAGGAGTAACTGCTCCTAAAGTGGAAGAGATTTCTGGAAGCACAACGTTGGTGATGGGCACCACAGCAAAAGAGGAGACCATGCAGGAAGCAGGAGTCCAGGCTGGAGAAAGCAGCACAACAGAGG agccagctcagcctgctccagagGAGTTGGATAATTCCACCTACAAGAACCTGCAGCACCACGACTATCACACGTTCACCTTCCATGACTATGTTGCTATCCTTGCAAAGTACAGGCAGCCTCAGCCATCCTCTGGAAGACCATCACCAAGGCACTGA